In a single window of the Acinetobacter tibetensis genome:
- the pnp gene encoding polyribonucleotide nucleotidyltransferase yields the protein MFNIIRKEFQYGQYNVVLETGRVARQANTVVVTMGGVTVLVAVVAQPKAKAGQDFFPLTVNYQEKQYAAGRIPGGYGKREGRASEAETLISRLIDRPIRPLFPEGYFNEIQVTATVISSDKTMEADIAAMLGTSAAMSIAGTPFRGPIGGARVGLINGEYILNPNNEQLKESDLDLVVAGTESAVLMVESEAKELSEDQMLGAVLFGHDEMQIAIQAIKEFAAAAGAVESTWVAPTKNEVLLEQLKAAFEAKISEAYTIAVKQDRYAALDALYAEAVAQFVPENDETGIADEVNELFEDLKYRTVRDNILSGKPRIDGRDTKTVRAIDVQVGVLGRAHGSALFTRGETQALVTTTLGNTRDALMVDTLAGTKTDNFMLHYNFPAYSVGETGRESGPKRREIGHGRLARRGVQAVLPAADRFPYVIRIVSDITESNGSSSMASVCGASLSLMDAGVPLKAPVAGIAMGLVKEGERFAVLSDILGDEDHLGDMDFKVAGSANGITALQMDIKIEGITEEIMESALNQAYAGRMHILNEMNQVISRARSEISMHAPTFQVININPDKIRDVIGKGGATIRAITEETKAAIDIEDNGTVRVFGETKAAAAAAVAKIQALTAEIEPGTIYTGKVIRIVEFGAFVNILPGTDGLLHISQISNERIANVADVLAEGQEVRVQVADVDNRGRIKLTMKDVEQV from the coding sequence ATGTTTAATATTATTCGTAAAGAATTCCAATACGGTCAGTACAATGTCGTACTTGAAACAGGTCGTGTTGCACGTCAAGCAAACACGGTTGTGGTTACAATGGGTGGCGTGACTGTTTTGGTTGCAGTTGTTGCACAGCCTAAAGCAAAAGCGGGTCAAGACTTCTTCCCATTGACTGTTAACTACCAAGAAAAACAATATGCTGCGGGTCGTATCCCAGGTGGTTATGGCAAGCGTGAAGGTCGTGCATCTGAAGCTGAAACTTTAATTTCACGCCTCATTGACCGTCCAATTCGTCCGTTGTTCCCAGAAGGTTATTTCAACGAAATTCAAGTAACTGCAACGGTTATTTCTTCTGATAAAACTATGGAAGCTGATATTGCAGCAATGTTAGGTACATCTGCAGCGATGTCGATTGCAGGTACACCGTTCCGTGGTCCAATTGGTGGCGCACGTGTTGGTTTAATCAACGGTGAATACATTCTTAACCCAAACAACGAACAGTTGAAAGAAAGTGATCTTGACCTTGTGGTTGCAGGTACAGAATCAGCAGTTCTTATGGTTGAATCTGAAGCGAAAGAACTTTCAGAAGACCAAATGTTGGGTGCCGTGCTTTTCGGTCATGACGAAATGCAAATCGCGATTCAAGCAATTAAAGAATTTGCAGCCGCTGCGGGTGCAGTTGAGTCAACTTGGGTTGCTCCAACTAAAAATGAAGTCCTTCTTGAGCAATTAAAAGCTGCTTTCGAAGCGAAAATCTCTGAAGCTTATACCATTGCAGTGAAACAAGACCGTTATGCGGCACTTGATGCACTTTATGCAGAAGCCGTTGCACAGTTTGTTCCTGAAAATGATGAAACTGGTATTGCTGACGAAGTAAACGAATTATTCGAAGATTTGAAATACCGCACCGTACGTGACAACATCTTGTCTGGTAAACCACGTATTGATGGTCGTGACACGAAAACTGTTCGTGCGATTGATGTTCAAGTGGGCGTATTAGGTCGTGCGCATGGTTCTGCATTATTCACACGTGGTGAAACTCAGGCGTTGGTCACCACCACTTTGGGTAATACACGTGATGCATTGATGGTTGATACCCTTGCAGGTACTAAAACTGACAACTTCATGTTGCACTACAACTTCCCTGCATACTCTGTCGGTGAAACAGGTCGTGAATCTGGTCCTAAGCGTCGTGAAATTGGTCACGGTCGTTTGGCGCGTCGTGGTGTACAAGCTGTTCTTCCTGCGGCTGACCGCTTCCCGTACGTCATTCGTATCGTATCGGATATTACTGAATCAAACGGTTCATCTTCAATGGCTTCTGTATGTGGTGCTTCTTTATCCCTTATGGATGCAGGTGTTCCATTGAAAGCACCAGTTGCGGGTATCGCAATGGGTCTAGTGAAAGAAGGCGAGCGTTTCGCAGTACTTTCTGACATCTTGGGTGACGAAGATCACTTAGGTGATATGGACTTTAAAGTAGCAGGTTCTGCAAACGGTATTACTGCACTTCAAATGGACATCAAGATTGAAGGCATCACTGAAGAAATCATGGAATCTGCATTGAATCAAGCGTATGCGGGTCGTATGCACATTTTGAACGAAATGAATCAAGTGATTTCTCGTGCACGTTCTGAAATTTCAATGCATGCACCAACGTTCCAAGTAATCAACATCAACCCAGACAAGATTCGTGACGTGATTGGTAAAGGTGGTGCAACCATCCGTGCCATTACGGAAGAAACGAAAGCTGCAATTGATATTGAAGACAACGGTACAGTTCGTGTATTTGGTGAAACTAAAGCCGCTGCTGCTGCTGCTGTTGCAAAAATCCAAGCGCTTACTGCTGAAATTGAGCCAGGCACAATTTACACAGGTAAAGTCATTCGTATTGTTGAATTCGGTGCGTTCGTAAATATTTTACCAGGCACTGACGGCTTACTTCACATTTCACAAATTTCGAACGAACGTATTGCCAATGTTGCAGACGTATTGGCTGAAGGTCAGGAAGTGAGAGTACAAGTTGCTGATGTCGACAACCGTGGTCGTATCAAGTTAACCATGAAAGATGTTGAACAAGTTTAA
- a CDS encoding magnesium transporter CorA family protein → MQSYYFYQHPTDAYIYVQQQALDDVEPEFIWIDSTREDVVNHAEDWQSQMFEMTGVSLNEFHLRDILNLEHPCAFDAMEDYDLLIFRKLITPDDKIKTGEQALEQHERFFGLSTTPISFILTSQVLITVREQGNQIIEQYIERVKSIAARTLSEQNKPRKLSHSPLDLALRLLNAMVDGYLDLRVPLTRRVEYWQQELLQGHRRFTKWNQLLQENMAFQQIENLCEEQIEVLQELRDEIVENYSHLKSKKRSEKRDIVLVRTDDLVSHVERIQKHTTRLRSAVQAAIELHFSAIANQTNENMRILAIITAIFAPLTLLTGIYGMNFEFIPGLKSPIGFWLMLMVMLITTVWLLLYFYRRHLVGRGEKSVIDMLAQQHQDQHVGLLWFLDYEPIKQGVKVTLKEVEKLTKLK, encoded by the coding sequence ATGCAAAGCTACTATTTTTATCAACATCCCACGGATGCTTATATTTACGTACAACAACAGGCATTGGATGATGTGGAGCCTGAATTTATCTGGATTGATAGTACCCGCGAAGATGTCGTAAATCATGCCGAAGACTGGCAAAGTCAAATGTTTGAAATGACTGGGGTGAGTCTGAACGAGTTTCACCTAAGAGATATTTTAAATCTGGAGCATCCGTGTGCTTTCGATGCGATGGAAGATTATGACTTGCTCATTTTCCGAAAACTCATTACGCCAGATGACAAAATTAAGACAGGTGAACAAGCGTTAGAACAGCATGAGCGTTTTTTTGGGCTGTCCACTACACCGATTAGTTTTATCCTGACGTCACAAGTGTTGATTACCGTACGGGAGCAGGGCAATCAAATTATTGAGCAATATATTGAACGGGTAAAATCAATTGCGGCACGCACTCTGAGTGAGCAAAACAAACCCCGTAAACTGTCGCATAGCCCTTTAGATTTGGCTTTACGTTTACTCAATGCCATGGTTGATGGTTACTTGGATTTGAGAGTTCCGTTGACACGACGCGTAGAATATTGGCAACAAGAGTTATTGCAAGGCCATCGACGTTTTACCAAGTGGAATCAGTTGTTACAAGAAAACATGGCATTTCAGCAAATTGAAAATTTGTGTGAAGAGCAAATAGAGGTCTTGCAAGAATTACGCGATGAAATTGTTGAAAACTATTCACACTTGAAATCCAAAAAGCGCTCCGAAAAACGCGATATTGTGTTGGTACGTACCGACGATTTGGTCAGTCATGTGGAGCGGATTCAAAAGCATACGACGCGTTTACGCAGTGCAGTACAGGCCGCAATCGAATTACATTTTTCAGCGATTGCTAACCAAACCAATGAAAATATGCGGATTTTGGCAATTATTACTGCCATTTTCGCACCATTAACTTTACTGACAGGGATATATGGTATGAATTTTGAATTTATACCAGGATTAAAATCTCCAATTGGCTTTTGGTTGATGTTGATGGTGATGTTGATCACGACCGTTTGGCTCCTATTGTATTTTTATCGTCGGCACTTGGTGGGTCGTGGAGAAAAAAGCGTCATTGATATGTTGGCACAGCAGCACCAAGATCAGCATGTGGGCTTGCTCTGGTTTCTCGATTATGAACCTATCAAGCAAGGGGTTAAAGTGACTTTGAAAGAAGTAGAAAAACTGACAAAATTAAAATAA
- the rpsO gene encoding 30S ribosomal protein S15 encodes MALTNTDRAEIIAKFARAENDTGSPEVQVALLTAQINDLQGHFKEHKHDHHSRRGLIRMVNQRRKLLDYLNGKDHGRYVALIGALGLRR; translated from the coding sequence ATGGCTTTAACAAACACAGATCGCGCAGAAATTATCGCTAAATTTGCTCGTGCTGAAAACGACACTGGTTCACCAGAAGTTCAAGTAGCGCTTTTAACTGCTCAAATTAATGACTTACAAGGTCACTTTAAAGAGCACAAGCACGATCACCATAGCCGTCGCGGTCTTATCCGTATGGTTAACCAACGTCGTAAGTTACTTGACTACCTAAATGGTAAAGATCATGGCCGTTATGTTGCTTTGATCGGTGCTTTAGGTTTACGTCGTTAA